A genome region from Anopheles stephensi strain Indian chromosome 2, UCI_ANSTEP_V1.0, whole genome shotgun sequence includes the following:
- the LOC118507792 gene encoding scavenger receptor class B member 1 isoform X1: protein MTTTPAFTMVSKRKRVVKLCCLGVLFLTLAYAIIVIDPTEVIVEDKLSMYEGSYLNRLWKKPPLEVFISIYVFNVTNPEAFMRGEERLRVQEIGPYVYQEFLEHRNSTFNANGTLSFVPVRRQVFVPERSVGDPKEDRIMIPNIALLGVSSAAYRMSTFAAFAVAAALKPLGMAPILNITTHDLLWGYEDPLVRIASTLLPELIHFQKLGILDRMFDDGFDTVTINLPESVRNQRQEAEDNVVADDVSDDLAESLQEEYYHDMVQHSRTEEPIRDYSIDVWNGSPGLAHWGYVAKDHWDADTRNTPCNTLQGSYDGSVFPRNISKTEVFKVYRKAFCRTLPIAFEREGEVDGIKAYWFSIQENAFESSVDDPYTSCYCKSNQCLPKGLGDLSPCWYNIPVAVSLPHFYKGDPTLSQAIDGLSPNKEKHDAVIIMQPVSDNHRHDATMQSYSNAPIPNNFIIFCFWQQLGIPMKANIRVQISLLTNVSFNSELRPFHNTVIPLIWAEMSLEKLTPELILLLNLLFGIAPYLQIGFICILALLGASLLATAALVLLCSSEVATFEYDPRKSIRYSTVNMIPYPLRKELEKYGEPEIIRREPLLIENSA from the exons ATGACAACTACACCGGCATTTACGATGGTCTCAAAGAGGAAAC GAGTCGTTAAGCTATGCTGCCTCGGAGTACTGTTTCTAACGTTGGCCTATGCCATCATTGTGATCGATCCCACCGAAGTGATTGTCGAAGAT aAACTGTCCATGTATGAAGGATCCTACCTAAACCGTCTGTGGAAGAAACCACCGTTAGAGGTTTTCATCAGTATTTACGTGTTCAACGTTACCAACCCGGAGGCATTTATGCGTGGTGAGGAGCGTTTACGCGTGCAGGAAATAGGGCCGTACGTGTACCAAGAGTTTTTGGAACATCGCAACTCTACCTTCAACGCGAACGGAACGCTCAGCTTTGTGCCTGTTCGGCGCCAGGTGTTTGTACCCGAGCGATCCGTGGGCGATCCGAAGGAGGATCGGATTATGATACCGAATATAGCATTGCTCGGCGTTTCCAGTGCAGCCTATCGCATGTCCACCTTTGCCGCATTTGCAGTGGCAGCCGCCCTGAAACCGCTTGGCATGGCGCCGATCCTCAACATCACCACGCACGACCTGCTCTGGGGCTATGAAGATCCGCTGGTAAGGATCGCCTCCACCTTGCTGCCGGAGCTGATACACTTCCAAAAGCTGGGCATATTAGATCGA ATGTTTGACGATGGATTCGACACAGTTACCATTAACTTGCCGGAGTCGGTTCGCAACCAACGGCAGGAGGCGGAAGATAACGTCGTAGCGGACGATGTGTCGGATGATCTGGCCGAGAGCCTGCAGGAAGAATATTATCATGATATGGTGCAGCATTCGAGAACCGAGGAACCGATCCGGGACTATTCGATCGACGTGTGGAATGGATCGCCAGGTCTAGCCCATTGGGGTTACGTTGCAAAAGATCATTGGGATGCTGATACAAG AAACACACCATGCAACACACTGCAAGGATCCTACGATGGATCCGTTTTCCCCCGAAACATATCCAAAACGGAAGTGTTCAAAGTGTATCGCAAAGCATTCTGTCGCACATTGCCGATCGCCTTCGAACGGGAAGGAGAGGTGGATGGCATCAAAGCGTACTGGTTTTCGATCCAAGAGAACGCATTCGAAAGCTCCGTTGATGATCCATACACTTCGTGCTACTGTAAAAGCAATCAGTGCCTACCGAAAGGGCTAGGAGATTTGAGTCCGTGCTGGTACA ACATACCCGTAGCAGTCTCCTTGCCGCATTTCTACAAAGGTGATCCTACTCTCTCGCAGGCGATTGACGGGTTGAGCCCCAACAAGGAAAAACACGACGCTGTTATCATTATGCAACCGGTTAGTGATAATCATCGCCACGATGCAACGATGCAATCATACTCAAATGCACCGATCCCTAACAATTTCATCATCTTTTGCTTCTGGCAGCAACTTGGCATCCCGATGAAAGCAAACATCCGCGTCCAAATCAGTCTTTTAACAAATGTGAGCTTCAACTCGGAGCTGAGACCGTTTCACAACACTGTCATTCCATTGATATGGGCGGAAATG TCGCTGGAAAAGCTCACGCCCGAACTAATATTGCTGCTGAACCTCCTGTTTGGCATTGCGCCATACCTGCAGATAGGATTCATATGCATACTCGCATTGCTGGGAGCCTCGTTACTGGCTACGGCGGCCCTAGTACTGCTGTGCTCGTCGGAAGTGGCTACGTTTGAGTACGATCCGCGAAAATCCATTCGATACTCGACCGTCAACATGATCCCGTACCCGTTGCGCAAAGAGCTGGAGAAATATGGCGAACCTGAGATAATACGGCGCGAGCCGCTGCTGATAGAAAATAGTGCATAA
- the LOC118507790 gene encoding calexcitin-1, with protein MSPISDFRKKKLLYVFNVFFDVNQSGEIDRKDFELAIEKICELRGWPAGNPKNVETHDSMFKIWEGLRSKADKDNDGQVSVDEWCNMWDAYAKDPSTVMDWQLRYMNFMFDLEDASHDGTIDGDEFSIVCSSYGVDKNECQEAFKKMSKGAVEVNREQFAELWREYFSSDDPTSPGNFIFGKTSF; from the exons ATGTCGCCAATCTCAGACTTCCGCAAGAAGAAGCTGCTGTACGTGTTCAACGTATTCTTTG ATGTCAACCAGAGCGGGGAAATCGACCGTAAAGATTTCGAATTAGCTATTGAG AAAATCTGTGAACTTCGCGGCTGGCCAGCTGGTAATCCGAAGAATGTAGAAACGCACGATAGCATGTTCAAGATCTGGGAAGGCTTGCGCTCCAAGGCGGATAAAGATAACGATGGCCAG GTATCCGTTGATGAGTGGTGCAACATGTGGGATGCCTACGCCAAGGACCCAAGCACTGTCATGGACTGGCAGCTGAG ATACATGAACTTCATGTTTGACCTCGAAGATGCCTCACACGACGGAACAATCGACGGTGATGAATTTTCGATTGTGTGCTCCAGCTACGGTGTTGATAAAAATGAGTGCCAGGAGGCGTTCAAGAAGATGTCAAAG GGCGCCGTGGAGGTGAACCGTGAGCAGTTTGCCGAGCTATGGCGTGAATACTTTTCATCCGATGATCCAACCTCACCCGGTAACTTCATTTTTGGCAAAACGTCTTTTTAA
- the LOC118507792 gene encoding scavenger receptor class B member 1 isoform X2, translated as MTTTPAFTMVSKRKRVVKLCCLGVLFLTLAYAIIVIDPTEVIVEDKLSMYEGSYLNRLWKKPPLEVFISIYVFNVTNPEAFMRGEERLRVQEIGPYVYQEFLEHRNSTFNANGTLSFVPVRRQVFVPERSVGDPKEDRIMIPNIALLGVSSAAYRMSTFAAFAVAAALKPLGMAPILNITTHDLLWGYEDPLVRIASTLLPELIHFQKLGILDRMFDDGFDTVTINLPESVRNQRQEAEDNVVADDVSDDLAESLQEEYYHDMVQHSRTEEPIRDYSIDVWNGSPGLAHWGYVAKDHWDADTRNTPCNTLQGSYDGSVFPRNISKTEVFKVYRKAFCRTLPIAFEREGEVDGIKAYWFSIQENAFESSVDDPYTSCYCKSNQCLPKGLGDLSPCWYNIPVAVSLPHFYKGDPTLSQAIDGLSPNKEKHDAVIIMQPQLGIPMKANIRVQISLLTNVSFNSELRPFHNTVIPLIWAEMSLEKLTPELILLLNLLFGIAPYLQIGFICILALLGASLLATAALVLLCSSEVATFEYDPRKSIRYSTVNMIPYPLRKELEKYGEPEIIRREPLLIENSA; from the exons ATGACAACTACACCGGCATTTACGATGGTCTCAAAGAGGAAAC GAGTCGTTAAGCTATGCTGCCTCGGAGTACTGTTTCTAACGTTGGCCTATGCCATCATTGTGATCGATCCCACCGAAGTGATTGTCGAAGAT aAACTGTCCATGTATGAAGGATCCTACCTAAACCGTCTGTGGAAGAAACCACCGTTAGAGGTTTTCATCAGTATTTACGTGTTCAACGTTACCAACCCGGAGGCATTTATGCGTGGTGAGGAGCGTTTACGCGTGCAGGAAATAGGGCCGTACGTGTACCAAGAGTTTTTGGAACATCGCAACTCTACCTTCAACGCGAACGGAACGCTCAGCTTTGTGCCTGTTCGGCGCCAGGTGTTTGTACCCGAGCGATCCGTGGGCGATCCGAAGGAGGATCGGATTATGATACCGAATATAGCATTGCTCGGCGTTTCCAGTGCAGCCTATCGCATGTCCACCTTTGCCGCATTTGCAGTGGCAGCCGCCCTGAAACCGCTTGGCATGGCGCCGATCCTCAACATCACCACGCACGACCTGCTCTGGGGCTATGAAGATCCGCTGGTAAGGATCGCCTCCACCTTGCTGCCGGAGCTGATACACTTCCAAAAGCTGGGCATATTAGATCGA ATGTTTGACGATGGATTCGACACAGTTACCATTAACTTGCCGGAGTCGGTTCGCAACCAACGGCAGGAGGCGGAAGATAACGTCGTAGCGGACGATGTGTCGGATGATCTGGCCGAGAGCCTGCAGGAAGAATATTATCATGATATGGTGCAGCATTCGAGAACCGAGGAACCGATCCGGGACTATTCGATCGACGTGTGGAATGGATCGCCAGGTCTAGCCCATTGGGGTTACGTTGCAAAAGATCATTGGGATGCTGATACAAG AAACACACCATGCAACACACTGCAAGGATCCTACGATGGATCCGTTTTCCCCCGAAACATATCCAAAACGGAAGTGTTCAAAGTGTATCGCAAAGCATTCTGTCGCACATTGCCGATCGCCTTCGAACGGGAAGGAGAGGTGGATGGCATCAAAGCGTACTGGTTTTCGATCCAAGAGAACGCATTCGAAAGCTCCGTTGATGATCCATACACTTCGTGCTACTGTAAAAGCAATCAGTGCCTACCGAAAGGGCTAGGAGATTTGAGTCCGTGCTGGTACA ACATACCCGTAGCAGTCTCCTTGCCGCATTTCTACAAAGGTGATCCTACTCTCTCGCAGGCGATTGACGGGTTGAGCCCCAACAAGGAAAAACACGACGCTGTTATCATTATGCAACCG CAACTTGGCATCCCGATGAAAGCAAACATCCGCGTCCAAATCAGTCTTTTAACAAATGTGAGCTTCAACTCGGAGCTGAGACCGTTTCACAACACTGTCATTCCATTGATATGGGCGGAAATG TCGCTGGAAAAGCTCACGCCCGAACTAATATTGCTGCTGAACCTCCTGTTTGGCATTGCGCCATACCTGCAGATAGGATTCATATGCATACTCGCATTGCTGGGAGCCTCGTTACTGGCTACGGCGGCCCTAGTACTGCTGTGCTCGTCGGAAGTGGCTACGTTTGAGTACGATCCGCGAAAATCCATTCGATACTCGACCGTCAACATGATCCCGTACCCGTTGCGCAAAGAGCTGGAGAAATATGGCGAACCTGAGATAATACGGCGCGAGCCGCTGCTGATAGAAAATAGTGCATAA
- the LOC118507791 gene encoding uncharacterized protein LOC118507791, translated as MQNAQTMCMAILLLIVGCFVGAENLLFSDCGVRTSRRQPRSNLTKIPTTANISHSSLTPFARNPKIMHGTPTVEGQYPWQVSLELLHPSYGFIGHWCGGVLIDRNWVLSAAHCIHNDLFNLPLPALWTVVLGEYDRRSESGFEQRIPVDKIILHEKYHNFKHDLVLLKLGKPANTSPNSRVRKICLPFADFKVNSMTFDPRPGQQSKLGPQNKPAYFFDKSQSADSEDPTAPEDDSLYGEDDGDGFPEPVPFRDENFLRHFKKSLQAASPNDRPLRSRTARYMINHLVAERVRSLRSNRTRDKIETKATDEGSAGRPNHASRSSRRMFNVDLFKPDRHSPRPNNGRKRWIYHPFEGNIVLTRNVVVPHHQQHHRANLNSKFGNNRRRNDKFSHAPVYYRKEPNYRTDDGPIDPALPEPNGPTAHSASDAETDGIPGTSAMPDTSQYVDCLATGWGKSTIDDELTDVLLQTRAPIQSSKKCEEAYGDFIKLHRGHLCAGNLDGAGGTCVGDSGGPLQCRISKRGPWILVGITSFGSGCAFKNYPDVYTKISFYRQWIVETIQSN; from the exons ATGCAAAATGCACAAACAATGTGTATGGCCATTTTGCTGTTAATCGTCGGCTGTTTCGTCGGTGCTGAAAACTTGCTCTTCTCAG ACTGCGGAGTTAGAACATCGCGCCGCCAGCCAAGGAGCAATCTTACTAAAATACCAACCACAGCCAACATTAGCCACTCGAGCCTTACTCCATTCGCCCGGAATCCGAAAATAATGCACGGTACGCCCACGGTCGAAGGTCAGTATCCGTGGCAGGTATCGTTGGAGCTGCTCCACCCGTCGTACGGTTTTATAGGTCACTGGTGTGGGGGAGTGTTGATTGATCGAAACTGGGTACTATCGGCGGCCCACTGTATTCACAA CGATTTGTTCAACTTGCCGCTTCCGGCGCTTTGGACAGTGGTTCTTGGCGAGTATGATCGACGGTCTGAATCCGGGTTCGAGCAACGCATACCGGTGGATAAAATCATTCTACACGAAAAGTATCACAACTTCAAGCATGATCTTG TGTTACTGAAGCTGGGAAAGCCGGCCAATACGTCGCCAAACTCTCGCGTAAGGAAAATATGTCTTCCGTTTGCCGACTTTAAAGTGAACAGCATGACGTTTGATCCACGGCCCGGGCAACAATCGAAACTGGGCCCACAAAACAAGCCAGCATATTTCTTCGACAAAAGCCAGAGCGCCGATTCAGAGGACCCAACAGCACCGGAAGACGACAGTTTGTACGGAGAAGACGACGGTGATGGCTTTCCAGAGCCCGTTCCGTTTAGGGATGAAAACTTTTTGAGACACTTTAAAAAATCCTTACAAGCGGCATCTCCCAACGATCGACCGTTACGATCGCGCACCGCACGGTACATGATCAACCATTTGGTAGCGGAAAGGGTCCGGTCGCTTCGGTCCAACCGTACTCGCGACAAGATCGAAACTAAAGCTACTGACGAAGGGAGCGCTGGCCGACCGAATCATGCCAGCCGGTCATCGAGACGAATGTTCAACGTGGACCTGTTCAAACCAGACAGACACAGTCCACGGCCAAACAATGGCAGAAAACGGTGGATTTACCATCCATTTGAAGGAAACATTGTCTTGACGCGCAACGTGGTGGTGccccatcaccagcagcatcaccggGCGAACTTGAACAGCAAATTCGGCAACAATAGGCGACGGAACGATAAATTTTCCCATGCTCCAGTTTACTATCGCAAGGAACCTAACTACCGAACCGATGACGGTCCCATCGATCCCGCATTACCAGAACCCAATGGTCCGACGGCACATTCCGCATCGGATGCTGAGACGGATGGCATCCCTGGTACGAGCGCAATGCCAGACACATCGCAGTACGTCGACTGCTTAGCAACAGGTTGGGGAAAATCGACAATCGATGATGAGCTAACCGACGTCTTGCTGCAGACACGCGCACCGATACAGAGCAGTAAGAA GTGCGAGGAAGCGTATGGAGACTTTATCAAGCTACACCGTGGTCACCTTTGTGCTGGAAACCTAGACGGAGCCGGTGGAACATGTGTG GGTGACTCTGGTGGTCCATTGCAATGTCGCATAAGCAAACGGGGACCATGGATATTGGTGGGAATAACATCCTTCGGATCTGGTTGTGCGTTTAAAAACTATCCGGATGTGTACACAAAAATTTCCTTCTACCGCCAGTGGATAGTGGAAACTATACAGAGTAACTAA
- the LOC118507792 gene encoding scavenger receptor class B member 1 isoform X3, whose translation MYEGSYLNRLWKKPPLEVFISIYVFNVTNPEAFMRGEERLRVQEIGPYVYQEFLEHRNSTFNANGTLSFVPVRRQVFVPERSVGDPKEDRIMIPNIALLGVSSAAYRMSTFAAFAVAAALKPLGMAPILNITTHDLLWGYEDPLVRIASTLLPELIHFQKLGILDRMFDDGFDTVTINLPESVRNQRQEAEDNVVADDVSDDLAESLQEEYYHDMVQHSRTEEPIRDYSIDVWNGSPGLAHWGYVAKDHWDADTRNTPCNTLQGSYDGSVFPRNISKTEVFKVYRKAFCRTLPIAFEREGEVDGIKAYWFSIQENAFESSVDDPYTSCYCKSNQCLPKGLGDLSPCWYNIPVAVSLPHFYKGDPTLSQAIDGLSPNKEKHDAVIIMQPVSDNHRHDATMQSYSNAPIPNNFIIFCFWQQLGIPMKANIRVQISLLTNVSFNSELRPFHNTVIPLIWAEMSLEKLTPELILLLNLLFGIAPYLQIGFICILALLGASLLATAALVLLCSSEVATFEYDPRKSIRYSTVNMIPYPLRKELEKYGEPEIIRREPLLIENSA comes from the exons ATGTATGAAGGATCCTACCTAAACCGTCTGTGGAAGAAACCACCGTTAGAGGTTTTCATCAGTATTTACGTGTTCAACGTTACCAACCCGGAGGCATTTATGCGTGGTGAGGAGCGTTTACGCGTGCAGGAAATAGGGCCGTACGTGTACCAAGAGTTTTTGGAACATCGCAACTCTACCTTCAACGCGAACGGAACGCTCAGCTTTGTGCCTGTTCGGCGCCAGGTGTTTGTACCCGAGCGATCCGTGGGCGATCCGAAGGAGGATCGGATTATGATACCGAATATAGCATTGCTCGGCGTTTCCAGTGCAGCCTATCGCATGTCCACCTTTGCCGCATTTGCAGTGGCAGCCGCCCTGAAACCGCTTGGCATGGCGCCGATCCTCAACATCACCACGCACGACCTGCTCTGGGGCTATGAAGATCCGCTGGTAAGGATCGCCTCCACCTTGCTGCCGGAGCTGATACACTTCCAAAAGCTGGGCATATTAGATCGA ATGTTTGACGATGGATTCGACACAGTTACCATTAACTTGCCGGAGTCGGTTCGCAACCAACGGCAGGAGGCGGAAGATAACGTCGTAGCGGACGATGTGTCGGATGATCTGGCCGAGAGCCTGCAGGAAGAATATTATCATGATATGGTGCAGCATTCGAGAACCGAGGAACCGATCCGGGACTATTCGATCGACGTGTGGAATGGATCGCCAGGTCTAGCCCATTGGGGTTACGTTGCAAAAGATCATTGGGATGCTGATACAAG AAACACACCATGCAACACACTGCAAGGATCCTACGATGGATCCGTTTTCCCCCGAAACATATCCAAAACGGAAGTGTTCAAAGTGTATCGCAAAGCATTCTGTCGCACATTGCCGATCGCCTTCGAACGGGAAGGAGAGGTGGATGGCATCAAAGCGTACTGGTTTTCGATCCAAGAGAACGCATTCGAAAGCTCCGTTGATGATCCATACACTTCGTGCTACTGTAAAAGCAATCAGTGCCTACCGAAAGGGCTAGGAGATTTGAGTCCGTGCTGGTACA ACATACCCGTAGCAGTCTCCTTGCCGCATTTCTACAAAGGTGATCCTACTCTCTCGCAGGCGATTGACGGGTTGAGCCCCAACAAGGAAAAACACGACGCTGTTATCATTATGCAACCGGTTAGTGATAATCATCGCCACGATGCAACGATGCAATCATACTCAAATGCACCGATCCCTAACAATTTCATCATCTTTTGCTTCTGGCAGCAACTTGGCATCCCGATGAAAGCAAACATCCGCGTCCAAATCAGTCTTTTAACAAATGTGAGCTTCAACTCGGAGCTGAGACCGTTTCACAACACTGTCATTCCATTGATATGGGCGGAAATG TCGCTGGAAAAGCTCACGCCCGAACTAATATTGCTGCTGAACCTCCTGTTTGGCATTGCGCCATACCTGCAGATAGGATTCATATGCATACTCGCATTGCTGGGAGCCTCGTTACTGGCTACGGCGGCCCTAGTACTGCTGTGCTCGTCGGAAGTGGCTACGTTTGAGTACGATCCGCGAAAATCCATTCGATACTCGACCGTCAACATGATCCCGTACCCGTTGCGCAAAGAGCTGGAGAAATATGGCGAACCTGAGATAATACGGCGCGAGCCGCTGCTGATAGAAAATAGTGCATAA